A single window of Solenopsis invicta isolate M01_SB chromosome 3, UNIL_Sinv_3.0, whole genome shotgun sequence DNA harbors:
- the LOC105204691 gene encoding aldehyde dehydrogenase, dimeric NADP-preferring: protein MPFSKSKTDDKSVNYHEIVEQSRETFRTGKTLPLEWRIGQLKQVLRMLTETSPEAVKALAKDLHRCKFETFAAEIDFLTEEIKHTLRNIKEWSATEKPTKPWMYLFDQVKIQKNPYGVVLVIGAWNYPIVLTLLPMVGAIAAGNCVIVKPSEIAAASAKYLYETIPKYFDTECCRVIKGGIAETTELLKERFDYIFYTGSSYVGKIVGAAAAKNLTPVTLELGGKNPLYVDNTVDMSMAAKRILWGKCFNVGQTCIAPDYMLCTPEVQNKFIKAAKKILHEWYGEKPYENPDLARIVSEKHFRRLVSYLNDKSQIAIGGDVIPAEYYISPTILVNVKPDDPIMQDEIFGPILPIINVNNAREAINFIRKYECPLALYIFSKSKEIQDQIIDQVSCGAVCVNDTLLQYTIETLPFGGIGHSGMGAYHGKYTFDTFTHKKGCVIRNYNKLGEHIEMLRFPPYSDQKLNLFRQVSKRKYFSILSSFKYSLYLFTFCLGVFATIGIDAAKKVLK, encoded by the exons ATGCCTTTCTCTAAAA gCAAAACAGACGATAAATCTGTAAATTATCATGAG ATAGTGGAGCAGTCGAGAGAAACGTTTCGTACGGGTAAAACGTTGCCGTTAGAATGGAGAATTGGACAACTAAAACAGGTTCTACGTATGCTGACGGAAACCTCTCCAGAAGCGGTAAAAGCATTGGCGAAGGATTTGCATAGA TGCAAGTTCGAAACGTTTGCGGcggaaatagattttttaaccGAAGAAATCAAACACACGCTCAGGAATATTAAAGAGTGGTCAGCAACAGAGAAG CCGACGAAGCCATGGATGTACCTCTTCGACCAAGTGAAAATCCAAAAAAATCCTTATGGGGTTGTATTAGTCATCGGTGCCTGGAATTATCCTATTGTGCTGACTCTACTACCTATGGTCGGAGCTATCGCGGCTGGAAATTGCGTGATCGTGAAACCTTCCGAGATTGCAGCAGCTTCGgcgaaatatttatatgaaaccATTCCAAAATATTTCGACACG GAATGTTGCCGTGTAATAAAGGGAGGAATCGCAGAAACGACAGAGTTACTCAAGGAGCGTTTtgattatatcttttatactggATCCTCTTATGTTGGAAAGATTGTAGGGGCAGCTGCTGCTAAGAATCTCACGCCTGTTACGTTAGAGTTGGGTGgaaaaaa TCCTCTATATGTCGATAATACCGTGGATATGTCAATGGCAGCAAAACGCATTTTATGGGGTAAATGCTTTAATGTTGGTCAAACTTGTATTGCGCCCGATTATATGTTATGCACACCCGAAGtacagaataaatttattaaggcAGCTAAGAAGATCTTACACGAATGGTACGGTGAAAAACCATACGAGAATCCTGACTTGGCACGTATTGTTTCGGAAAAACATTTTCG GCGGCTTGTCagttatttaaatgataaaagcCAGATTGCTATTGGTGGCGATGTAATTCCTGCAGAATACTATATTTCGCCTACAATACTTGTCAATGTCAAACCAGATGATCCCATCATGCAAGATGAAATATTCGGGCCGATATTGCCTATAATTAACGTTAATAATGCACGCGAGGCAATTAACTTCATCAGAAAATA TGAATGCCCACTGGCACTGTACATATTTTCCAAGAGCAAGGAGATACAAGATCAAATTATAGACCAAGTCAGCTGCGGAGCAGTGTGCGTCAACGACACCTTATTGCAATATACCA ttgaaaCTCTACCTTTTGGAGGAATAGGACACTCCGGTATGGGAGCCTATCATGGAAAATACACGTTCGATACATTCACACATAAGAAAGGTTGTGTGATTCGAAATTATAACAAACTTGGAGAGCATATTGAGAT gcTACGTTTTCCACCCTACTCTgatcaaaaattgaatttatttagaCAAGTgtccaaaagaaaatatttttcaattttgtccAGTTTCAAATATAGCCtgtatttatttacattctGTCTCGGAGTATTTGCCACAATCGGAATTGATGCTgcaaaaaaagtactaaaatgA
- the LOC105204562 gene encoding sepiapterin reductase isoform X1: MSVEVLSGKVFLLVTGASRGIGRQIAITFGSLLEEGSRILLLARNKNALQEVAKSILSKAKVCTISTDLSKTTLTEFKEFLSESLNGTTPDAFDRMVLVHNVGSLGDMSQTVNEILDVNIWRNLFDLNFSIPAVLNAVVMNTFANKSIKKTVINITSLYAIQAGIGSAQYSSVKAAREMYFKVFALENPDVNVLNYAPGPVDTDMFAMVCEKLVDAETKKLFNEMREKKTVLTTEQTVNRLVEILKEQKYNSADHVDYYDKL, from the exons ATGTCGGTTGAAGTATTGTCTGGCAAAGTTTTTCTATTGGTAACTGGTGCGAGTCGCGGTATCGGCCGTCAGATCGCGATAACATTCGGTTCGCTATTAGAGGAAGGCTCGCGTATTCTTTTATTAGCAAGGAATAAGAATGCGTTACAAGAAGTCGCCAAAAGTATACTTTCCAAAGCCAAAGTTTGTACCATCAGCACGGATTTGAGTAAAACAACTCTCACCGAGTTTAAAG AATTTCTATCGGAATCTTTGAATGGCACTACTCCTGATGCATTTGATCGAATGGTCCTGGTACATAATGTGGGGTCCTTGGGCGATATGTCTCAAACCGTAAACGAAATACTGGACGTGAACATTTGGAGAAATCTTTTCGATCTAAACTTTTCCATACCCGCTGTATTGAACGCAGTAGTCATGAATACGTTTgctaataaaagtattaagaagACAGTTATCAATATTACATCTTTGTATGCTATTCAAGCGGGCATTGGCAGTGCTCAATATTCCTCGGTGAAAGCAGCACGAGAAATGTATTTTAAg GTTTTTGCTTTGGAAAATCCTGATGTTAACGTGTTAAATTACGCTCCGGGACCCGTTGATACAGATATGTTTGCAATGGTATGTGAAAAACTCGTTGATGCTGAAACTAAAAAGCTGTTTAATGAGATGCGAGAAAAGAAAACCGTGTTGACAACAGAACAGACTGTTAATCGCCTCGTGGAGattttaaaagaacaaaaatacaaTTCGGCCGATCATGTagattattatgataaattgtaa
- the LOC105204563 gene encoding proton-coupled folate transporter: MDRSIPKWRRYLLVQPPAVLLLIAISMSGTVLTDLIVFRTCTATLKLNKTECSILHNNSTSKEALRINSMVQPYASLIVMGKSFMESISPSLLSLFLGPWSDKHGRKPVMLSGYISTSLTYFLLSVMASWDIVPWYFLIAYIPTIFLGGVMILMLASLCYITDITDDNERAWHLACLEILFSLGLLVGLLVGPVIFEAYSYTTVLSVSTIFCILATLYVLFFVPETIQSQTSGIRKIFDFTVVKDLIDVCIKRRDGFNRSLVWSCIACLAFLLVVFEGYLAIGYLFASARLGWTMEKYNTYLATDIVLGMFGTMFGIKLIRKYTGFSDAVIAIISVTSSLGSTLTRAFTWQSWHMYLSVVLGIFSDISRPMIRAILSKAVPTQDTGKVFSVATSVEALLPFAAASLYTFLYSHYMPPIYPLPVWFLSAVFYVITIMILISIQIRKTIVPFAPLNEDNDSLIS; the protein is encoded by the exons ATGGATCGATCTATCCCGAAATGGAGACGTTATTTACTCGTGCAACCACCCGCAGTACTGCTACTGATCGCCATATCGATGTCAG GTACCGTCTTAACAGATCTGATAGTGTTTCGTACGTGCACTGCAACATTGAAACTAAACAAAACGGAGTGCTCGATACTCCATAACAATAGCACCAGCAAAGAAGCACTCAGAATCAATTCCATGGTCCAACCGTACGCGAGCTTGATCGTGATGGGTAAATCCTTCATGGAGAGTATTTCCCCGTCACTCCTGTCGTTATTTCTGGGACCGTGGAGCGACAAGCACGGAAGAAAACCTGTTATGCTTTCAGGATATAtaa GTACATCTTTAACTTATTTTCTGCTCTCTGTAATGGCTAGTTGGGACATTGTGCCTTGGTATTTCCTTATAGCCTATATTCCTACTATTTTCTTGGGTGGCGTGATGATATTGATGTTAGCTTCATTGTGTTATATCACTGATATAACGGACGATAACGAACGGGCATGGCATTTAGCCTGCTTGGAGATATTATTCTCACTCGGTTTGCTGGTTGGGTTACTCGTTGGTCCAGTGATATTCGAGGCATACAGTTACACCACTGTATTGAGCGTTTCAACTATATTCTGTATTCTGGCGACATTATACGTATTATTTTTTGTCCCGGAAACTATACAGAGTCAAACTTCC GGTATCCGCAAGATATTTGACTTTACGGTAGTAAAGGACCTCATTGATGTGTGTATCAAAAGGAGAGACGGATTCAATAGGTCATTAGTCTGGAGCTGTATAGCTTGCCTCGCGTTTCTTTTAGTTGTTTTTGAAGGCTATCTCGCTATCGGATATCTGTTCGCGAGCGCGCGACTTGGCTGGACTATGGAGAAGTATAACACCTATCTGGCTACGGATATTGTGTTGGGAATGTTCGGCACGATGTttggtatcaaattaatacgGAAGTACACAG GATTTTCGGATGCTGTAATTGCTATAATATCTGTTACATCGTCTCTCGGTAGTACTTTGACACGTGCCTTTACATGGCAGTCTTGGCATATGTATTTATCAGTGGTTTTAGGAATTTTTAGCGACATATCTCGACCGATGATACGTGCCATATTATCAAAGGCAGTACCTACGCAGGACACAG GAAAGGTTTTTTCCGTGGCTACGTCTGTGGAGGCACTGTTACCATTCGCGGCAGCTTCTCTGTATACATTTCTTTACTCCCACTATATGCCGCCTATATACCCTCTACCAGTGTGGTTTTTATCAGCAGTATTTTACGTCATAACTATTATGATATTGATATCTATTCAGATCAGAAAAACCATAGTGCCTTTTGCGCCATTAAATGAGGATAATGACTCATTGATATCTTAA